The Petrotoga mobilis SJ95 genomic sequence TATTTAATAAGAACATTCATGTTTCTTGCCATAATCCCTTCATCAAAAACGAGTTTTGTGAGATAGGGTGGTAAAAGAGCAACCAACGTGAGTGCAATCAACAGAATCATGCCTAAGATAAAAAGCCATATTCTCCTTTTTACGTATTTAAAAACAAAACTTAAAGTACCGAATTTATTTAAGGCCATCTTTATCTCCTCTATTTGGTACTTTTACCTTTAAAAATTCTACATACGAATCATTCATCCACTTGCATTTATCAATATCCATCAATCCATCTTCACCCGCTTTTCTAGCTCTTAAAATACAAGGCCAACAGAAATGGAGTAACACACAATCACCGCAAATTTCCCTATTGGGAGGAACAATTTTAGAATAGAAAAAAGTTTCTTCTTTGTGATCCTCAAAAAATTTCGTTGGGTTATCAGGATCGATTATTCCGATAACGTCTCTTTTTGGTTCTGACATAACACATGGTCTCACAGCAAAATCAGGACCAACGGTGAAGTTCTTCCAACCGGCTCCACAATTTTTTGAATGCTTCAATAGATCCCCAGATTCTTCTTGTACTATGGGTATAATTCCTTCGTATTTTTTTATTACTTTGTTCCCTTCTTCAAAAAGTTTTAGTGCATATTCCTCTTTCCATTCGATATTTTTCCCTTTTCCGAAAGGAAGTGATGCAGAAAAGGTGAAAAATCTTGCGCCTAAATTCACAGACAATTCTGCAGTTTTATCCAAATGATCGATATTTTCAGGTGTTACCACCATCGCTACTCTAACAAAGAAATTGTGGTTTACCAATTTTTTGATGTTTTTAACAGTAGATTCCCAAGCCCCTTTTTTGCCCCTAAATTTATCATGATATTCTGGATCGTAACTATCTAAGCTAACCCCCCATATTATTTTATCTGCATATGGTTCCAACTCTTCCGTTGAATTTTCTGGTAATTTAACTCCATTTGTTAGTACTCCAACCGTTATACCTCTTTCCAAGATATACTTTAAAATCTCTGTAAAATGCGGATGTAAAGTAGGCTCTCCACCAGTTATTTCAACCATAGATAGAGTTTCTTTATTCAATTTTTCAACCATTACTTTTAATTTTTCTGAATCGATAAAAGTACTTTTTCTTATATCTTCTCTTCTATAACAGTATTTACAATTTAAGTTGCATCCATCGGTTAGTTCTATTGACATATGTAAAGGTAGGAAAAAGTCTTTTGTTCCTCTTACATCTAAACCATCAACAGAAGGTTTATCGACCAAACTCACATGATTTCTTTCAATGGCTCTAAATAAAAATTGCCTAATTTTATCGTCATTTGAAAACATTTCAAATATTTCCTTGAGCGTTTTACTGCCGTTGCAAAGTTTAAACAATTCCACAGCATCGTGATTTATAAAAGAAGAGGCTTGTTTCAGAAACAAACCTTTTTCAATATTTTCTTTTCCATCTATTTGAATTATTCTATCTCTATTCTTCATATTATCTGATTTCACCTGTAAAACACCATATGTTGGGAATTCTAAAAGTTTGTAATGATTATTTAAAATTGCGTATTTATTGATATCATACACCTTTATTCACCCCTTTCTTTATATTTCATACAAAAATGAATCTCTTACAAGGAAGAGGGAAAATTCCTCTTCCCTGTAATAATAAATTACTTATCTTCCTTCTATGATATTTGATGATACAATATAAGCATAAACAACTATTTTCTTTAAAAAATGAGTGGGTAGTAGAACGCTTATTCTTTCTGAACTTTTAAGTTCGTTTAAAAGTTTGTTCGCTACCCACTTTCCGCCCATAAATCCGATACTTGATTGACCTTTCAAGGCCGTATTAGAAGGATGATTGCAAAAGGCGGATCCTCAAACAATACTAAAGCGAGGTGAAAAAATATGTATTTTGTAGGTATTGATATTTCTAAAAACTCTTTTCATTACTACATCTCCGATTCAGGTAGGACCAAAATCGATAGTGGTAAATTCAAACAGAATATGAGTGGTTTCACCACTTTCGACAAAATTCTTAAAAAGTTCAACAAAAGAGAGATTATAATTGGTATGGAATCCACTTCTATTTACCATCAACATTTGTTTTCTTATTTACTTAAACACGATTATGATGTCCATATCATTAATCCCCTTTTGTTGAAAGAATTCAGAAAAAGTGAAACTCTTCGCCATTCTAAAAACGACAACATTGATTCCAAGCTGATCTCCATTTGGCTGAAAGAAAAGTATCCAGACAACATCCCTTCTTCTAAGGAGATAGATAATTTCACTCAATACTCTCGCGAGATCATTAACCTTTCTGAGGAGATTTCAAGGGTTAAGAATGAAATCAAACGTTATGTCTACCTTTTGTTCCCTGAATTGGAATCTTTTCAATCTAATATCTTTATCAAGAGTTTAATGAATTTATTGTATAACTTCCCTTCTGCAAGGAAGATCGCTACAACCAACAAAAAACAGCTTATTGATGCGATGAAGATAGATAATCAATTGTATTTCGATGAAAATAAGTTGGACCAAATCATTGAACTTTCTAAAAATTCAATAGCAAGTGGCAACGATGCGCATGAGTTAGCTCTTCAAAAAAGAATAGAATTGTTGTTCAAACTTGAATCAGATCAAAAGCTCTTCAAAGAAAAATTGAAAGAAACTTTGAACAATTCATCAAACGATGTAATTAAAAACCAGGTAGAATTAATACAATCTCTTGATGGTTTCAATGAAACAGCTTTAAATATTGTAGCAGAAACAGGAGATATTAACCGATTCTATTCTGCTTCTGCCCTGGTGGCTTTCGTTGGCATCGATCCTCGTACAGAGGAATCAGGTCAAATGAAAAAAGGCTGGTTCATCAATAGAAAAGGTAACAGATACCTAAGAAAAGCTGTTTACATCGCTGCCATCGTTGCTATTCAAAACAATGAATACTTCAAGAATTATTACATGAAACTACGTACTCGAGGTAAATCACATACTGTTGCTGTGTTAGCCGTAGCGGGAAAATTGTTGAGAATAATATATTCACTGGTAAAGAGTGGGAAAAAATATGATTCTGACTATCATTACAAATTACAAAATCAAGAACTGAGAGCTCATGGCAATTATACAGCAAAAAAATTAAAAAGGAAAAGAGAAATAGTAACCTGAATAAACAACAACTGCTACTTTCAACCTAGAAGTATGACTGAATGAGGATTTTTTAAATAGAAAATATTTAAAATTTTTTTAATTAAATAGGGGACTATCATACTTGACTTTTAACCAACGTATACCATAGTAGCTAAACCAATGAGCATAAGTGCAGACCAATCTGCATCTGTCCCTAAACAACCACCACAAATAAAACATCCAGCACATTCAACCCCCTCAATGGTGTATTCAGGATTTAGATTATTCATATTTTCATTCACCTCCTTTTCTGATAATCGTAATGAATTTGCTTTTACGTGAAATCATTCATTCAACGTCTGCAATTCCGATTATGCCAAAAGCTCCAAAACCCGAAAGACTTGGAAAAAAACATGCAATGCACCCAAGACAAGAATAACAAACTTCCGACTCTGGAGAAGTATAATCTGGATTTAATGTGGTTTCCATTTTTTCACCTCCTTCTCTTTCGCTTTCTCCCTTTTCTTAATAGAAAAAACCTAAAAACCTTATAAACAATTATCCGAACAGTAGAAATTAACAATCTGAATTAAAATTTAGAACCAAATCCAAATCCCCCTCTATAATCGACATTCCATTCAGGATAAAAAATGAAACCCGGCGCTACTTCTATAAAGAAAAATATCGTTTCTTCAGGTGAGTCCTGGTTGTAAGTTAAAGGGAGATACATGCCCCAATTAATTGAATTTTCTTCGGCTTCAAATTTAAGGGAAGCTCCATAACTAAAAAAACGACCCTTATTGCTATCAGAAGCATAAACTGGAGTAGTGAATTCTAAATCTCCGTCAATTCGTAAATAATCAGAATTTGTCCAAGTAAGAGTAAATCCTATAAAACTGGATTCTCCAATATAGCTTCTCATATAAACTCCCGCTGGTTTTTCAGTTACTTTTCCAATTTTTATTCCCAATCCAAAATCATTAGAAAATACAATCAACGATAAAACGCTAAAAAAGATGATCAAAATAACCTCTTTTTTCATTTTTATTTCCCCCTCGTATAATATGTATGGATATGAAACTTAAAAAATGGTACTAAAAATCTATTTTTTGCTCTTTTTCATTATTTCTTTTGCAAAGAGATGCCCTAATGCTAAAATAGTACCAGGATGATTAGCGAGGGAAGATTCCTCGCCTCCTCCTATTTTATTTTTTTCTACTTTCCCTGCAGGGTTGCTTCTTGCCGGCAAATAATTCATAACCTCACATTCTTTTCCTTTGAAAAATTATCTAGTTACTTTCTTAAGTCTTCTAAGCTTTTTCAAGCGTTGTTTTTTGTAAAGTAAAAGTCCCAACCAAGCATTTACTCTACTTCTTCCACAACACTTACAATCTCTGTTGGTTTTAAACCAGATGTGCCATTTTCTCCCCCATCATCCCCTCCAAAAACAAATATACTCCCTAACACCAGAACAGTGATCAACAAAGCAACAATAAATTTCTTCATCCTCTTTCACCCCCTTGAATTATTCTTTTAATTTAAAACTAATATCTCAAATAATCCAACCTCTTATTTTAATCATACGCTTTTCCATATGATTTTCAAGTGTTTTTTTAATTGGCTTCAAATATGTATTGATAAAGTATTACAGAGATTGGTAAAAAAAACTTATGTTAAAATTAATTACGATGGTTTTTATCTGATATAATACCTTTGTCTTTCTTTTGGTTATTATAAGCGAATTATGATATAATAAACTTTAGAATAATATATAGAAGCTTCAAGAGTTGTTAACATACCAAAGAAAAGGTTTTTGAAGTAAATTTTATTTTATATTTTTGTTGCTATCAGGTAAAGGAAAAGGGTGGAGAAATGAACATTAAAGTATTGATTGAAATTGTGAATAAAGGACAGTTCATAAGGCCAATTTTGAATTATGTTGCTCATTACTTAGAAAGTGATAGACCAGATAAAAATAAAAACATCGTTAATTACATAAACGTTTTGAAATTAAAATGGGATGTTAAATACGATGAAGCCCTTGAGATAATAGATGAAGAGTTACAGAGGTTGAAGAAAGGTGGCTTGTACTACCTTTTCTTGGATCAAAAAGTTCATATATTGAATAGAATTAAACAGAAAGAGGGAGTTAAAAAAGTATTTGATGAACTAAAGGATAATTTTGATAATATACCTGTTTATGTCAGAGGACTTGTTGTAGAAACTTTAAGAAACATACATGAATTGTATTATGAACCAGATGAAAGTATGGAAAAGATAAGATATTGGAGTGAGAATTACGAACAGAACCCTGTTGATAAAGGCTTCATATTGCTATCAAAAGCAAGAGAAAAAAAGAACGAAGAAAGATACGAAGAAGCGGTTTCTTTAAACATCGAAGCATTTAAGATTTTAAAAACCGTTCCACATCCTTCTGGTATGGTGCAAGCTTTAAATAATATATCTTGGTGGTTGAAAAATACAAAAAAAGAAAAGGCTTTAGTTTTTATTTTTCCATTGGGTTTCTATCTTGGTTACTATTTCGATGATGATAATTTAAAAGTTTTCAATTCCCTTGATACTATGTTTCAAGTACAGAAGAATAATAACGATCCTTTGGTTTATGAAACCGCCTTTATTTTTTCGAGGTGTTTGTCTCAACTAAATAAAGTGGAAAGTGAACCGATAAAAAATACTTTTAAAGATATCATTAACCAATTAAAGTGCTTTGTATTCAATTTGGATAACAACCAACACAGAAGTACACCAAAACTGAGAGATTTCATAAGGAAAGAGATAGGGAAAGAAAAGATACCCATAGATTCAATAAACATTTCTGAAAGTGCGTTGAAAGAGTTTTTATTTGAAGAGACACAGTACATTCAACCAAGTACCTTGAGAAACATAATAGATGCTCTTGAGTTTGAAATCACCACATCCACACCTATATGTATAATCAAAGAATTGAAAAAGAAGGATATAGATAAAAAATTTGAGATAAACCTTGAAAAGTTTAAAAACCTTCCAAAAGAAAGACAAATATCAGAACTCTTTACATCTTACCTCGCTCATTACTACAAAGAAGAGATCGATCTAAAAAAGATAATTAAAGAGATAGAAGATGACAGTTTAACTGAAGAAAGATGTGATTACTACACGAAAGAGTTAATAAACTCTATCTTTGAAAGAAATCCAAAGATAGATTTTAATTCTTTACTAACAAACGTTCAAAAACCAAAAATCTACACAAACAAAAATATAACCTTCAACGAACATCCTTTTTATTTGGGAAGGAAAGAAGTTGTAAAAAGGTTTATGAAAGACTTAAATAAAAAGAATTTAAAAGAGTTCATAGAAAATTACATTGATCTTGATACAAGACAAAAAAAGACAGTAGAAAAGTTCATAATGAATTACGGTAGGTACTATGATTTAAAGGTAAAGGATATCCCCAAAGAATTCACACCGAAAGTACCAAAAGAGATTGATCCATTAGTGAAAAAATACACGTTGAAAAGAAAACCTTCTACCATTTCTTTTTATGTTTTTGAAGGGGATGAAAGAGAAAAGTTTGTGGAAATTATTGGCAAATTTTAATTGAAAAACGCCCATGTTGGGCGTCTTTTCAGAAATTAGGTTCTCCCGAAAATAATAGCTAATTAGTCTTTCATACAACCAACTGACTTTCTATTATTTCTTTGTAAAGGGGAGAATTTTTTAGTAACTCTTCATGTACTCCTTCTCCCATTATCTCTCCATCTTTTAATAGTATCACTTTGTCAGCTTTTCTTATCGTCGATAGTCTGTGGGATATTATAATCAAAGTCATCTCGTACTCTTTCAATTCATCGAATATTTCTTCTTCTGTCTGTGAATCTACACCAGACGTTGCTTCATCCAGTATCAATACCTTTGGTTCCCTTATCAATGCTCTTGCTATCGCTACTCTCTGCCTTTGCCCATCTGATAACTTACTTCCCCTTTCTCCTACTACAGTATCGTATCCTTCATCTAAAAGCCCTATGAATTTATCTACCTTCGCTTTTTTTACCGCCTTCATGAATTCTTCTTCAGTGAATTCATCATCCAACATTATGTTTTCTTTGACCGTCATGTTGAATAAGGGTTCGTTACCTCTGACTAACTTTATCTTTTCTCTGATTTCTTGTAATTTGTAATCTATTATGTTTTTATTCCCTAATAGTATTTTACCGTTTGTGGGATCATATAATCTCACAAGAAGACTCACCATCGTACTTTTGCCGGATCCACTCGTTCCTACCAACGCTACCTTTTCGTTTTTGTCAATGGAGAGATTTATGTTTTTCAAAACTATCTCGTTTCTATAATATTGATCCCTTCAATCTTTTCTCTCAGACTTTCCATGACCTTGCTGTATTCTTTTCTTTCCTTCTTTGAAGCATCTAATAATCTTTTATTGAAATGGTTTAATATCCAGTAATATAACGGTATCGTTGCAATAACTAACAAAGTAAGCTGCCAACTAAAAGTTGATAAAACAATTAAAATAATGAAAACATCTATGATGTTTAATATTATCACGGGTTTTGTTAGTACGAGAAAGTTGGCTATTTCAGCTATATCAGATGTGATTCTGGCAAGGAAATCTCCAATTTGGCTGTCTGAGGAGTAAGCAGAAGGAATCTTTTGAACTTTTTCATATAAAGTCAATTGTTCATTCTTTATCACATCTGCTTCACTTGCACTTGCATAATAATTTTCAAAAAAGCCCAAAACCACTTGGCCTACTACCACAGTTAAATACGCCAACATGGAAGGTAAGAGAAGAGAAAACTTGTTTTGAAATATAACTTCATCGATCATGTATCTCAAGATATAGGGATTGGCTATGAAAAAAAACGTAAGTGGAATTGAAAAAAGATAAAGATTAAGATGAACCTTTTTGTACTTTTTTGAATATTCGAAAAATCTTTTAACGTTAGAAGAAATTATTTTTGATTTCACTGGATAAATCTCCTCCTTTTTATAAGTTATTAATAGTGTCTTCAGAAAGTCTAAAACATGGATTTTCACTAACTTTTAATACCTTTAATATTAAAGATTCAAAGTTCTATCACGAAAATAGTGGGTAATTAAGCTAAAGTTAAATTAAGTTTATCAACGGCAATAAAGGAAAATAGAAAATATTTACTTAAGAATGTTCTTGTAATCGAATGTCTTTTTAAACTCAAGTACTAATCCCTCGGCTTGAACTGTGCCAAACGCTAACTCTTCTCAATTGTACTTCGATTTCGCCTACTCTGATTATATGAAAGAACATTCTGAATTTAAATATCTTTTAACTTAAAACCTTTGTCAATACCCAGTATTTGTGCTATAATTTTGTTGCTCATGATATCACTCCTCTCTCTCTTTTTATTTTTTTGTTTTTTGTTCTATGAGGAGTGATATCTTTTTTTACCCCTTTTGTCAAGTACCTAATCAACCATTTTTATTATACAGCCCCGTCCACATTAGATAATATTAAATGTCCGTGAAAAAGATTGGTTAGACCAGAGACATAAATACATTCCAACCAATTCCTTATTTGAATGACAATTAATTATAGTCTAGTACGCAAGTTCCTAATTTTTCTACCTTCACTTTTTGAAAGAGATCCAAATGATTTATCCCATCTTCTTTCGTCCGATCTCGTTAGCACTTGATAGATAGCTTTCAATTATTCCTTTGAAAGTATCATCTCCAGACATAAGCTCACTAAAACTACCTGTTGCTGCAACCGTTCCATTTTTTAACACAAATACCCTATTTGCAAGACTAATAACATTTGGTTTATGGGAAATAATAATCCCAGAACGTGTGGATAAATAATCTTCAAGTTTTTCAAGTAAAATACTTTCGTTTATGGTATCTAGATTAGTAAGTGGTTCGTCAACCACCACTACATCTTTTTCAGCGTAAAATAACCTTGCAAGTTGTATCCGTTGTTTTTCACCGCCCGAAACAAAACTACCTCCTTCTCCTAAAAGTCTTCCTTTTAAATGATCCAATTTAAGATCATCGATTACTTTTTCCAATCGTTCCTCGTCTAACTTTCTTCCCATAACGATATTGCTTTCAAGCGTTTCATTGAAAATTCCAACAGTTTGAGAGTAATATCCAACATATTTGAACACTGCCAGGGGGTAGGTCCCTTTTAATTCATTACCTAGGAGTTTTACTTCTCCTTCATAGTTTTGCTCTAATCCAAGTAGTATATTGAGTAAAGTGGATTTTCCTTCTCCTGATAAACCTACAATAGCAATTGTTTCCCCATGCTGAACGTTTAAGGAAATTTTTTTTAGAAACGGTTTATCAGGTTCAAAACCAAAACTGACATCTTTCAGACTATATACGGGAGCCTTTGGAACCGGAAATATTTCATGCTTCGTGTAATTCTTTTGTGCATGTTCTGCTTCGTCGAAATAATTAAGGATGGTATCAAGATTTGCAGAAACACGTACTGCAATTCGGGCCAATTCCCTAAATAGGTATAAAGGTTCCGTCACAAAGGAAAAATATGTCCACAATGCCCATATTGTTCCAACGGTCATACGTCCATTAATTACTAAAAAACTTCCATATACCAAGATTATTAGACGAGAAAAATAATCTGGCAGATCAACCATCAATTTATCAAACCTTGATCTTGGTATTTCTGCTTCCACCACTGAGTCTGTAATCTTTTGGTATATTCTTTCATATTCATTTTCACGTTTTGATTTTGCTTCTCCAGCAAAAATTTCATGGAGATTTTCGAAAGTTTCAACTATGAAATTCGTTGCTTGTCTCATTAATTCATACCCTCGGGAGTAAGGGCGATGGCTTACTCGATCAATAATATTTGTGTATAGACCTACAATTGCCACATTCACCACATACAAGAAGAAAAAGAATTTACTCCAAGCGAAAACCATTACCAAAATTAGTACCATTCGTATAAGCACAAAAATGTTGCGAATAAAACCATAATCAAGAACGACAAAAGCTTCGTTAAGTTGATTATTAATCAAAGAGGCATAGTATGCCGAACCTTGTTGCTTAAGTTTTTTCCAAGGGAAAAAGAAAGAGAGTTTGAAAATACGATTTGATAGATCCGCGGCAGCTTTGAATTTTTCACGTAAATAAATTTGATCGCCAATGTAGGTTAAGATAAACGAGGTAGTGTATAAGATAGCTAAAAGATAAATGGAGTTCCATTCCATTTGCATATTTATAGTTAACCCGTCTATGATGTTTCTTACCAGCAATGGAATGAAAAAACCGAATACAACTGATGATGTTGCAAGAAAGCCACCAATCAATATGGGTATAAGCCTTCGTTTCCCAATCAAAGAATAAAAAGATATTATCTTACGCAAGTTTGTTAAATTCATTTCTCCTCCTATGATGAAAATCAAGATTTTAGTAAAGAATCTATCCTATTTTTTATGCTAATATGAAATTATTAAAATCCTCAAAGACCCAATCGTTTTTTAAGGTCTCATAAATTATGCTTAACATCTTACGTGCGGTAGCGATTATTGCTTTACCGCTACCTTTCTTATGTTTCAACCGCTCGTAAAAACCTCTTATATATGGACTATATCTTATCGCTATCAGCGCTACTTGTACCAGGGTAGTACGTAATATCTTATCGCCTCGTTTGGTTATTCGTCCATGTCTTATACTTTCATTTGAATCATATACACGGGGTACCAGTTCAGCATAAGCACATAATTTCTTAGAATTATCAAAATCATTAATGTCACCAATATTGCTCAGAATTATTGTTGAACTTAGTTTACCTATCCGTGTTATACTCCGCAGATTTTTCTGGCCTTTCAATCCTTCTCCGTTTCCTTTTATTTTCTCTTCTATCTTCTTTATACCCTCATTTAACGACTTTATCTGGTCAACAATTACCCCTATCTCAAACCGGCTTGTTTCACTCACTGCCGCATTTCTAACTTCTTCTAACGCCTTCTCACTAGAAAACATTTCCCGGCGAGTCGTTATTCCATATTCCATTAATATCCCATGTATCTTATTTTTTAAGGTACTGCGTAGCTTTACTAGTTTGTTTCTTGTCTGAATTAAACTCTTTAACTCCCTATTCTCTTTACTCATTACTCTTACCTCTGGCAATAACCCTTTGCTTAAATACTCCGCTATTATTTCCGCATCATGTCGGTCAGTCTTTTTCACACTCTCACTTATTACCTTGAACTGCGACGAATTTATTACTCGAACTTTCTTTACCTGGCTAACTATACTGTTGTAGAAAAATCTGCTGTTACCCGTTGCTTCTACTGCCACTTCTGTCTCTTTGTCTAAATTCTTTTTGAACTCTTCTATTCCTTTTTTCGTCATCGGATATTTTTTGAATATTCCTTTACCTTCTTATGTCTTCCAGTACACACTAAACTGATTCTTGTGTAAATCTACCCCTACATACTTCATCCCTTTTACCTCCTATTTTTTTCGGAGTAGATTCTTTACTGGTGACTCACCATCCTCCTATTCAGGGTCTTTGCCCTATGGTGACCATTCGGTAATAGGTCTGATTAATCTCTTTTACGGGATCTTTATCCCGGTCAAGAATCCAACCTACTACCTATCCACTCCGGATATTATATTTTATTATATTTTACCTTATTTATCCGGAGTTATTGTCACCTCTTGATTTTTATCATATCATCTCCTTTATAAATGGAAATCATGTTTAAATCGAGTAGGAGGTAGATAATTAATTTATCTGCCGTCCTTCCGCACCACCGTACGTACCATTCTGTATACGGCGGTTCAACAGGTTTGATGTATAAGACCCTTCACATCGTTTCTCCCTCTTTCAGATGTAGAAGTTATACTAGGCGCTTGGTACATTATTTTCGGGCTCTCCCTTATCTTCATGTAGGAAACCTTCTAGTCGAAGTTGTATGCCTTTTCCGTATCCCTTCGCATCTTTCAAGATTCGAAACCTTCTGTTGTTCAGTCCTTCCTCATCTCTCAATGAGTACTATGACTTCTGCTGACTTCTCAAGATTCAGCCATACATTGCTGTATGGGTTGCCTCAATAGCATATTCTTGAGATCTCCCCAGGTAAGTGCAATAACTTTCATCCCATCTATCCGCCAGATCTACTCCGTGAAGTTCAGGGTAGCTGTTGGACTTCGTTTTGAGTGGCAAACTCGTCCACTTCACTTAGCCTTATATCTGGTTCTTGTTCATCGGACCGGGACTTTGCCTTGGGCTTCCTTCAGATTCCACCTCACGATGGACACCCTTGCCTTCGACTAGTGGTTCCCGCTACCTGGCCCACAACGGACTTTCACCGCTTAGCTATTGCACATGCTGGGCGCACAAGGAAAAGAGGGGAGTCTTCCCCTCCTGAAACTTTATGATCATGGAAAAAATGCGGAATTACCACCGCCTCCGCCTTTACAACAAAATCCTGCTAAGCAGCATAGACCGGCGAAGTGAAAGCATTCCCACTCGAAAATACTTAGATCCTCTTCAATATGCACTCCCTTTCGGAGAACTTCCATGCTAATCA encodes the following:
- a CDS encoding ABC transporter ATP-binding protein, whose product is MKSKIISSNVKRFFEYSKKYKKVHLNLYLFSIPLTFFFIANPYILRYMIDEVIFQNKFSLLLPSMLAYLTVVVGQVVLGFFENYYASASEADVIKNEQLTLYEKVQKIPSAYSSDSQIGDFLARITSDIAEIANFLVLTKPVIILNIIDVFIILIVLSTFSWQLTLLVIATIPLYYWILNHFNKRLLDASKKERKEYSKVMESLREKIEGINIIETR
- a CDS encoding ATP-binding cassette domain-containing protein, producing MNLTNLRKIISFYSLIGKRRLIPILIGGFLATSSVVFGFFIPLLVRNIIDGLTINMQMEWNSIYLLAILYTTSFILTYIGDQIYLREKFKAAADLSNRIFKLSFFFPWKKLKQQGSAYYASLINNQLNEAFVVLDYGFIRNIFVLIRMVLILVMVFAWSKFFFFLYVVNVAIVGLYTNIIDRVSHRPYSRGYELMRQATNFIVETFENLHEIFAGEAKSKRENEYERIYQKITDSVVEAEIPRSRFDKLMVDLPDYFSRLIILVYGSFLVINGRMTVGTIWALWTYFSFVTEPLYLFRELARIAVRVSANLDTILNYFDEAEHAQKNYTKHEIFPVPKAPVYSLKDVSFGFEPDKPFLKKISLNVQHGETIAIVGLSGEGKSTLLNILLGLEQNYEGEVKLLGNELKGTYPLAVFKYVGYYSQTVGIFNETLESNIVMGRKLDEERLEKVIDDLKLDHLKGRLLGEGGSFVSGGEKQRIQLARLFYAEKDVVVVDEPLTNLDTINESILLEKLEDYLSTRSGIIISHKPNVISLANRVFVLKNGTVAATGSFSELMSGDDTFKGIIESYLSSANEIGRKKMG
- a CDS encoding radical SAM protein — protein: MYDINKYAILNNHYKLLEFPTYGVLQVKSDNMKNRDRIIQIDGKENIEKGLFLKQASSFINHDAVELFKLCNGSKTLKEIFEMFSNDDKIRQFLFRAIERNHVSLVDKPSVDGLDVRGTKDFFLPLHMSIELTDGCNLNCKYCYRREDIRKSTFIDSEKLKVMVEKLNKETLSMVEITGGEPTLHPHFTEILKYILERGITVGVLTNGVKLPENSTEELEPYADKIIWGVSLDSYDPEYHDKFRGKKGAWESTVKNIKKLVNHNFFVRVAMVVTPENIDHLDKTAELSVNLGARFFTFSASLPFGKGKNIEWKEEYALKLFEEGNKVIKKYEGIIPIVQEESGDLLKHSKNCGAGWKNFTVGPDFAVRPCVMSEPKRDVIGIIDPDNPTKFFEDHKEETFFYSKIVPPNREICGDCVLLHFCWPCILRARKAGEDGLMDIDKCKWMNDSYVEFLKVKVPNRGDKDGLK
- a CDS encoding ATP-binding cassette domain-containing protein, which codes for MKNINLSIDKNEKVALVGTSGSGKSTMVSLLVRLYDPTNGKILLGNKNIIDYKLQEIREKIKLVRGNEPLFNMTVKENIMLDDEFTEEEFMKAVKKAKVDKFIGLLDEGYDTVVGERGSKLSDGQRQRVAIARALIREPKVLILDEATSGVDSQTEEEIFDELKEYEMTLIIISHRLSTIRKADKVILLKDGEIMGEGVHEELLKNSPLYKEIIESQLVV
- a CDS encoding IS110 family RNA-guided transposase, with the protein product MYFVGIDISKNSFHYYISDSGRTKIDSGKFKQNMSGFTTFDKILKKFNKREIIIGMESTSIYHQHLFSYLLKHDYDVHIINPLLLKEFRKSETLRHSKNDNIDSKLISIWLKEKYPDNIPSSKEIDNFTQYSREIINLSEEISRVKNEIKRYVYLLFPELESFQSNIFIKSLMNLLYNFPSARKIATTNKKQLIDAMKIDNQLYFDENKLDQIIELSKNSIASGNDAHELALQKRIELLFKLESDQKLFKEKLKETLNNSSNDVIKNQVELIQSLDGFNETALNIVAETGDINRFYSASALVAFVGIDPRTEESGQMKKGWFINRKGNRYLRKAVYIAAIVAIQNNEYFKNYYMKLRTRGKSHTVAVLAVAGKLLRIIYSLVKSGKKYDSDYHYKLQNQELRAHGNYTAKKLKRKREIVT
- a CDS encoding IS110 family RNA-guided transposase yields the protein MFKKYPMTKKGIEEFKKNLDKETEVAVEATGNSRFFYNSIVSQVKKVRVINSSQFKVISESVKKTDRHDAEIIAEYLSKGLLPEVRVMSKENRELKSLIQTRNKLVKLRSTLKNKIHGILMEYGITTRREMFSSEKALEEVRNAAVSETSRFEIGVIVDQIKSLNEGIKKIEEKIKGNGEGLKGQKNLRSITRIGKLSSTIILSNIGDINDFDNSKKLCAYAELVPRVYDSNESIRHGRITKRGDKILRTTLVQVALIAIRYSPYIRGFYERLKHKKGSGKAIIATARKMLSIIYETLKNDWVFEDFNNFILA